A section of the Perognathus longimembris pacificus isolate PPM17 chromosome 7, ASM2315922v1, whole genome shotgun sequence genome encodes:
- the Sfpq gene encoding splicing factor, proline- and glutamine-rich isoform X2 — protein MSRDRFRSRGGGGGGFHRRGGGGGRGGLHDFRSPPPGMGLNKNRGPMGPGPGGPKPPIPPPPPHQQPQQPPPQQQPPPQQPPPHQQPPPHQPPHQQPPPPPPDASKPVGPPGPGAAPGVGSAPPASGSAPPATPPTTGAPPGPGPTPTPPPAVTSAPPGAPPPAPPSSGVPTTPPQAGGPPPPPAGGPGPVPKQGPGPGGPKGGKMPGGPKPGGGPGLSTPGGHPKPPHRGGGEPRGGRQHHPPYHQQHHQGPPPGGPGGRSEEKISDSEGFKANLSLLRRPGEKTYTQRCRLFVGNLPADITEDEFKRLFAKYGEPGEVFINKGKGFGFIKLESRALAEIAKAELDDTPMRGRQLRVRFATHAAALSVRNLSPYVSNELLEEAFSQFGPIERAVVIVDDRGRSTGKGIVEFASKPAARKAFERCSEGVFLLTTTPRPVIVEPLEQLDDEDGLPEKLAQKNPMYQKERETPPRFAQHGTFEYEYSQRWKSLDEMEKQQREQVEKNMKDAKDKLESEMEDAYHEHQANLLRQDLMRRQEELRRMEELHNQEMQKRKEMQLRQEEERRRREEEMMIRQREMEEQMRRQREESYSRMGYMDPRERDMRMGGGGAMNMGDPYGSGGQKFPPLGGGGGIGYEANPGVPPATMSGSMMGSDMVRMIDVG, from the exons ATGTCTCGGGATCGGTTCCGGAGtcgcggcggtggcggtggcggcttCCACCggcgcggaggcggcggcggccgtgGCGGCCTTCACGACTTCCGCTCCCCGCCGCCAGGCATGGGCCTTAACAAGAACCGCGGCCCTATGGGCCCGGGCCCAGGAGGCCCCAAACCTCCGatcccgccgccgcctccgcacCAGCAGCCACAGCAGCCGCCGCCCCAGCAACAGCCGCCGCCGCAACAGCCACCGCCGCACCAGCAGCCGCCACCGCACCAGCCACCCCatcagcagccgccgccgccgccgccagacGCCTCTAAACCGGTCGGTCCTCCGGGGCCCGGCGCCGCGCCGGGAGTAGGCAGCGCTCCGCCGGCATCGGGGTCGGCCCCGCCGGCTACCCCTCCGACTACTGGCGCTCCGCCAGGGCCCGGCCCCACCCCGACTCCGCCGCCCGCGGTCACCTCGGCCCCCCCAGGGGCGCCTCCGCCCGCGCCTCCGAGCAGCGGGGTCCCGACCACTCCTCCACAGGCCGGGGGCCCGCCGCCTCCTCCCGCAGGAGGCCCGGGTCCCGTGCCTAAGCAGGGTCCAGGTCCTGGCGGCCCCAAGGGCGGCAAAATGCCTGGTGGGCCGAAGCCCGGCGGCGGCCCAGGCCTGAGCACGCCTGGTGGCCACCCCAAGCCTCCACACCGAGGCGGCGGGGAGCCCCGTGGCGGCCGCCAGCACCACCCGCCCTACCACCAGCAGCACCACCAGGGCCCCCCTCCCGGCGGACCCGGCGGGCGCAGCGAGGAAAAGATCTCCGACTCGGAG ggattcaaagccaacttgtcTCTCTTGAGGAGACCTGGTGAGAAAACGTACACACAGCGCTGTCGATTGTTTGTTGGGAATCTACCTGCTGATATTACAGAAGATGAGTTCAAAAGACTGTTTGCTAAATATGGAGAACCAGGAGAAGTTTTTATCAATAAAGGCAAAGGATTCGGGTTTATTAAACTT GAATCTAGAGCCTTGGCTGAAATTGCCAAAGCTGAACTTGATGATACACCCATGAGAGGTAGACAGCTTCGGGTTCGTTTTGCTACTCATGCTGCTGCCCTTTCTGTGCGAAATCTTTCACCCTATGTTTCCAATGAACTGTTGGAAGAAGCCTTTAGCCAATTTGGTCCTATTGAAAGGGCTGTTGTAATTGTGGATGATCGTGGAAGATCTACAGGAAAAGGCATTGTTGAATTTGCTTCTAAGCCAGCGGCAAGAAAAGCATTTGAAAGATGCAGTGAAGGTGTTTTCCTACTGACAAC AACTCCTCGTCCAGTCATTGTGGAACCACTTGAACAACTAGATGATGAAGATGGTCTTCCTGAAAAACTTGCACAGAAGAATCCAATGTATCAAAA ggagagagaaacacCACCTCGTTTTGCTCAGCATGGCACATTTGAATATGAATATTCTCAGCGATGGAAGTCTTTGgatgaaatggaaaaacaacaAAGGGAACAAGTTGAAAAAAACATGAAGGATGCAAAAGACAAGTTGGAAAGTGAAATGGAAGATGCTTATCATGAACATCAGGCAAATCTTTTGCGCCAAG ATCTGATGAGACGCCAGGAAGAGTTAAGACGAATGGAAGAACTTCACAATCAAGAAATGCAGAAACGTAAAGAAATGCAAttaag GCAAGAGGAGGAACGGcgtagaagggaagaagagatgaTGATTCGCCAACGGGAGATGGAAGAACAAATGAGACGCCAAAGAGAGGAAAGTTATAGCCGGATGGGCTATATGGACCCA agagaaagagacatgaGAATGGGTGGTGGAGGAGCAATGAACATGGGAG atCCCTATGGTTCAGGAGGCCAGAAATTTCCACCtctaggtggtggtggtggcatagGTTATGAAGCTAACCCTGGCGTTCCACCAGCAACCATGAGTGGTTCCATGATGGGAAGCGACATG GTGAGAATGATTGATGTTGGCTGA
- the Sfpq gene encoding splicing factor, proline- and glutamine-rich isoform X1 yields the protein MSRDRFRSRGGGGGGFHRRGGGGGRGGLHDFRSPPPGMGLNKNRGPMGPGPGGPKPPIPPPPPHQQPQQPPPQQQPPPQQPPPHQQPPPHQPPHQQPPPPPPDASKPVGPPGPGAAPGVGSAPPASGSAPPATPPTTGAPPGPGPTPTPPPAVTSAPPGAPPPAPPSSGVPTTPPQAGGPPPPPAGGPGPVPKQGPGPGGPKGGKMPGGPKPGGGPGLSTPGGHPKPPHRGGGEPRGGRQHHPPYHQQHHQGPPPGGPGGRSEEKISDSEGFKANLSLLRRPGEKTYTQRCRLFVGNLPADITEDEFKRLFAKYGEPGEVFINKGKGFGFIKLESRALAEIAKAELDDTPMRGRQLRVRFATHAAALSVRNLSPYVSNELLEEAFSQFGPIERAVVIVDDRGRSTGKGIVEFASKPAARKAFERCSEGVFLLTTTPRPVIVEPLEQLDDEDGLPEKLAQKNPMYQKERETPPRFAQHGTFEYEYSQRWKSLDEMEKQQREQVEKNMKDAKDKLESEMEDAYHEHQANLLRQDLMRRQEELRRMEELHNQEMQKRKEMQLRQEEERRRREEEMMIRQREMEEQMRRQREESYSRMGYMDPRERDMRMGGGGAMNMGDPYGSGGQKFPPLGGGGGIGYEANPGVPPATMSGSMMGSDMRTERFGQGGAGPVGGQGPRGMGPGTPAGYGRGREEYEGPNKKPRF from the exons ATGTCTCGGGATCGGTTCCGGAGtcgcggcggtggcggtggcggcttCCACCggcgcggaggcggcggcggccgtgGCGGCCTTCACGACTTCCGCTCCCCGCCGCCAGGCATGGGCCTTAACAAGAACCGCGGCCCTATGGGCCCGGGCCCAGGAGGCCCCAAACCTCCGatcccgccgccgcctccgcacCAGCAGCCACAGCAGCCGCCGCCCCAGCAACAGCCGCCGCCGCAACAGCCACCGCCGCACCAGCAGCCGCCACCGCACCAGCCACCCCatcagcagccgccgccgccgccgccagacGCCTCTAAACCGGTCGGTCCTCCGGGGCCCGGCGCCGCGCCGGGAGTAGGCAGCGCTCCGCCGGCATCGGGGTCGGCCCCGCCGGCTACCCCTCCGACTACTGGCGCTCCGCCAGGGCCCGGCCCCACCCCGACTCCGCCGCCCGCGGTCACCTCGGCCCCCCCAGGGGCGCCTCCGCCCGCGCCTCCGAGCAGCGGGGTCCCGACCACTCCTCCACAGGCCGGGGGCCCGCCGCCTCCTCCCGCAGGAGGCCCGGGTCCCGTGCCTAAGCAGGGTCCAGGTCCTGGCGGCCCCAAGGGCGGCAAAATGCCTGGTGGGCCGAAGCCCGGCGGCGGCCCAGGCCTGAGCACGCCTGGTGGCCACCCCAAGCCTCCACACCGAGGCGGCGGGGAGCCCCGTGGCGGCCGCCAGCACCACCCGCCCTACCACCAGCAGCACCACCAGGGCCCCCCTCCCGGCGGACCCGGCGGGCGCAGCGAGGAAAAGATCTCCGACTCGGAG ggattcaaagccaacttgtcTCTCTTGAGGAGACCTGGTGAGAAAACGTACACACAGCGCTGTCGATTGTTTGTTGGGAATCTACCTGCTGATATTACAGAAGATGAGTTCAAAAGACTGTTTGCTAAATATGGAGAACCAGGAGAAGTTTTTATCAATAAAGGCAAAGGATTCGGGTTTATTAAACTT GAATCTAGAGCCTTGGCTGAAATTGCCAAAGCTGAACTTGATGATACACCCATGAGAGGTAGACAGCTTCGGGTTCGTTTTGCTACTCATGCTGCTGCCCTTTCTGTGCGAAATCTTTCACCCTATGTTTCCAATGAACTGTTGGAAGAAGCCTTTAGCCAATTTGGTCCTATTGAAAGGGCTGTTGTAATTGTGGATGATCGTGGAAGATCTACAGGAAAAGGCATTGTTGAATTTGCTTCTAAGCCAGCGGCAAGAAAAGCATTTGAAAGATGCAGTGAAGGTGTTTTCCTACTGACAAC AACTCCTCGTCCAGTCATTGTGGAACCACTTGAACAACTAGATGATGAAGATGGTCTTCCTGAAAAACTTGCACAGAAGAATCCAATGTATCAAAA ggagagagaaacacCACCTCGTTTTGCTCAGCATGGCACATTTGAATATGAATATTCTCAGCGATGGAAGTCTTTGgatgaaatggaaaaacaacaAAGGGAACAAGTTGAAAAAAACATGAAGGATGCAAAAGACAAGTTGGAAAGTGAAATGGAAGATGCTTATCATGAACATCAGGCAAATCTTTTGCGCCAAG ATCTGATGAGACGCCAGGAAGAGTTAAGACGAATGGAAGAACTTCACAATCAAGAAATGCAGAAACGTAAAGAAATGCAAttaag GCAAGAGGAGGAACGGcgtagaagggaagaagagatgaTGATTCGCCAACGGGAGATGGAAGAACAAATGAGACGCCAAAGAGAGGAAAGTTATAGCCGGATGGGCTATATGGACCCA agagaaagagacatgaGAATGGGTGGTGGAGGAGCAATGAACATGGGAG atCCCTATGGTTCAGGAGGCCAGAAATTTCCACCtctaggtggtggtggtggcatagGTTATGAAGCTAACCCTGGCGTTCCACCAGCAACCATGAGTGGTTCCATGATGGGAAGCGACATG CGTACTGAGCGCTTTGGGCAGGGAGGTGCGGGGCCTGTGGGTGGACAGGGTCCTAGAGGAATGGGGCCTGGAACTCCAGCAGGATATGGTAGAGGGAGAGAAGAGTATGAAGGTCCAAACAAAAAGCCCCGATTTTAG